A genomic stretch from Terriglobus sp. RCC_193 includes:
- the lspA gene encoding signal peptidase II, translating to MSETHSKSRTSRDARWWLLLIAVAVIALDRITKIVVATHVESGTGIVVIPKVFRITHVLNTGAAFSMFADAASPIAVRLGLVVFSLLVTIGITFLLWRYGKAWSSASVGFALILGGAIGNVYDRAVLHYVVDFLEVHIGSYHWPDFNVADSAICVGAVLLLTEMIWPQEEASSASEGEVRGA from the coding sequence TTGAGCGAGACGCATTCCAAATCCAGGACGTCGCGTGATGCGCGATGGTGGCTTCTGCTGATTGCAGTCGCCGTCATCGCGCTCGACCGCATCACGAAGATCGTTGTGGCGACGCATGTTGAAAGCGGCACAGGCATTGTCGTAATTCCGAAGGTGTTCCGCATCACGCATGTGCTGAACACGGGCGCGGCATTCTCCATGTTTGCAGACGCCGCTTCACCCATTGCGGTGCGTCTTGGCCTGGTGGTGTTTTCGCTTCTGGTCACCATTGGAATCACCTTCCTGCTGTGGCGCTATGGAAAGGCGTGGTCTTCCGCAAGCGTTGGCTTCGCACTGATTCTGGGCGGAGCCATCGGCAACGTGTATGACCGCGCCGTGCTGCATTACGTGGTGGACTTTCTCGAAGTGCACATCGGCTCGTATCACTGGCCGGACTTCAACGTCGCGGATTCGGCCATCTGCGTGGGTGCGGTGCTATTGCTGACGGAGATGATCTGGCCGCAGGAAGAAGCGTCGTCTGCCTCCGAAGGAGAAGTTCGTGGCGCCTGA
- the ileS gene encoding isoleucine--tRNA ligase has product MDQANTPQQLPVQLKDTLNLPKTAFPMKANLPGNEPARLQGWNESDLYGQIRKSREGREKYILHDGPPYANGAVHLGHALNKCIKDFVVKSKTMAGFDAPYVPGWDCHGLPIEIKVDEQLGRRKLEMDALTVRQQCREYAQKYVDLQKSQFVRMGVLGRWNDPYLTMSFGYEARILETFYAFFEKNFVYKGLRPVYWCMHDKTALAEAEVEYEMHTSPSVYVRYALTSAPEKIDPALADLSVFGLIWTTTPWTLPASLAIAFHPEFEYAAIQIAEDNATWGKGNVYIVAMELLESLSAAAQLPAFEILARFHGQKLERATFAHPFLPREILGVMAEYVTTEQGTGGVHTAPAHGPDDFATGRKYALSQACDVDEAGRLRNGLPEYDNLNVHKANAPIIELLKDRGALMSQSEIHHSYPHCWRCHKPVIYRATEQWFIGMETQMPDGRTFRQSALDEIAKVTWDPAWGQERISNMIATRPDWCVSRQRIWGVPIAVFLCQKCHEPLNDAAINASIVKKFEAESADAWYKYSAEELLPAGTKCKCGSAEFRKEMDILDVWFESGSSWHAVLETEPELRFPADMYTEGGDQHRGWFHSSLLTSVALRGVAPYKYVATSGWTLDEQRRAFSKSLGNGVDPVKVMDELGGDIVRLWVASVDFREDVIASVPLMKRLAEEIYRKLRNTFRFLLANLDGFVPATDEVAWNEMEALDQYMLARTSELVEKVRNAYDNFEFHRVFHALNEFGNSELSAFYLDVLKDRLYTLAPKDTRRLSAQTAAWKITETLVRLIAPILSFTADEVWGYLPEVSGRAKSVHIAEFSAASDLAPASSELLKDMAQIRTVREAALKVLEAARAAKEIGKALEARIEVEVPSGEIAVALSKYERQLPELFGVSQVVLKQIENAPLQVRFVKAEGTRCERCWRYTDDVGSEGRYPTVCARCADALEKISFQPYAQE; this is encoded by the coding sequence ATGGATCAGGCGAATACGCCGCAGCAGTTGCCCGTTCAGTTGAAAGATACGCTGAACCTGCCCAAAACCGCCTTCCCCATGAAGGCCAACCTGCCCGGCAATGAACCGGCGCGCCTGCAGGGATGGAACGAATCCGATCTCTACGGTCAGATTCGCAAAAGCCGCGAAGGCCGCGAAAAGTACATCCTGCATGACGGCCCGCCGTATGCCAACGGCGCCGTCCACCTGGGCCATGCGCTGAACAAGTGCATTAAAGACTTTGTTGTGAAGTCGAAAACCATGGCTGGCTTCGACGCTCCCTATGTTCCCGGATGGGACTGCCACGGCCTGCCGATTGAGATCAAAGTAGACGAACAACTTGGCCGCAGGAAACTGGAGATGGACGCACTGACCGTCCGCCAGCAGTGTCGCGAATATGCGCAGAAGTACGTCGATCTGCAAAAGTCGCAGTTCGTCCGCATGGGCGTGCTTGGCCGCTGGAATGATCCGTACCTGACCATGAGTTTCGGCTACGAAGCGCGCATCCTGGAGACGTTCTACGCCTTCTTTGAGAAGAATTTCGTCTACAAGGGTTTGCGCCCCGTGTACTGGTGCATGCACGACAAAACCGCATTGGCCGAAGCGGAAGTCGAATATGAAATGCATACTTCGCCCAGCGTTTACGTGCGATATGCGTTGACCTCTGCACCGGAAAAGATTGATCCGGCACTCGCTGACCTGAGCGTCTTCGGCCTCATCTGGACGACGACACCCTGGACCCTGCCTGCATCGCTGGCCATCGCGTTTCATCCTGAGTTTGAATACGCGGCCATCCAGATTGCCGAAGACAACGCCACGTGGGGCAAGGGCAACGTATACATCGTTGCGATGGAACTGCTGGAGTCGCTGAGTGCTGCGGCGCAGTTGCCTGCGTTTGAAATCCTCGCTCGTTTCCACGGACAAAAGCTGGAACGCGCCACCTTTGCGCATCCGTTCCTGCCGCGCGAAATCCTCGGCGTGATGGCTGAGTATGTCACCACGGAACAAGGCACCGGCGGCGTGCACACGGCACCCGCGCACGGCCCGGACGACTTCGCGACCGGCAGGAAATATGCCCTGAGCCAGGCTTGCGATGTGGACGAGGCAGGACGCCTTCGCAACGGCCTGCCTGAATACGACAACCTCAACGTTCACAAAGCAAACGCGCCCATCATCGAATTGCTGAAGGATCGCGGCGCGCTGATGTCGCAAAGCGAAATCCATCACAGCTATCCGCACTGCTGGCGCTGCCACAAACCGGTGATCTATCGCGCCACGGAGCAGTGGTTCATCGGCATGGAAACGCAGATGCCCGACGGCCGCACCTTCCGCCAGAGCGCACTGGATGAAATTGCCAAAGTCACATGGGATCCCGCATGGGGCCAGGAGCGCATCAGCAACATGATTGCGACGCGCCCCGACTGGTGCGTCAGCAGGCAGCGCATCTGGGGCGTGCCCATCGCGGTGTTCCTCTGTCAGAAGTGTCATGAGCCACTGAACGATGCCGCGATCAATGCGTCCATCGTGAAGAAATTTGAAGCGGAGAGCGCCGACGCCTGGTACAAGTACAGCGCCGAAGAGCTTCTGCCTGCGGGTACAAAGTGCAAGTGCGGCAGTGCTGAGTTCCGCAAGGAGATGGACATCCTCGACGTCTGGTTCGAGTCGGGTTCATCATGGCACGCCGTGCTGGAGACAGAACCGGAACTTCGTTTCCCCGCCGACATGTATACCGAAGGCGGCGATCAGCACCGCGGATGGTTCCATTCCTCACTGCTGACTTCCGTGGCTCTCCGCGGTGTCGCACCGTACAAGTACGTCGCTACATCCGGCTGGACACTGGATGAACAGCGCCGCGCTTTCTCGAAGTCACTGGGCAACGGCGTCGATCCGGTCAAAGTAATGGATGAGCTCGGCGGCGACATCGTTCGCCTCTGGGTTGCCTCCGTCGACTTCCGCGAAGATGTCATCGCATCCGTACCGCTGATGAAGCGCCTTGCGGAAGAGATCTACCGCAAACTGCGCAACACCTTCCGCTTCCTGCTCGCCAACCTCGACGGCTTCGTTCCGGCAACGGACGAAGTGGCGTGGAACGAGATGGAAGCGCTTGACCAGTACATGCTGGCGCGCACTTCAGAACTCGTCGAAAAGGTTCGAAACGCCTATGACAACTTTGAATTTCATCGCGTCTTCCATGCACTCAATGAGTTCGGCAACTCCGAACTATCAGCGTTCTATCTCGACGTACTGAAGGACCGCCTCTACACGCTGGCTCCGAAGGACACGCGCAGACTGAGTGCGCAGACAGCGGCATGGAAGATCACTGAGACACTCGTGCGCCTGATCGCTCCCATCCTTTCCTTCACTGCGGACGAGGTGTGGGGATATCTGCCGGAAGTATCAGGACGCGCAAAGAGCGTTCATATTGCGGAGTTCTCCGCTGCTTCCGATCTCGCCCCTGCTTCGTCTGAACTGCTGAAGGACATGGCGCAAATCCGCACCGTTCGCGAAGCCGCGCTCAAGGTACTGGAAGCGGCGCGTGCAGCGAAGGAGATCGGTAAAGCACTGGAAGCACGCATTGAAGTGGAAGTGCCCAGCGGTGAAATCGCAGTCGCGCTGTCGAAATACGAGCGCCAATTGCCAGAGCTGTTTGGCGTGTCGCAGGTTGTCCTGAAGCAGATAGAGAACGCGCCGTTGCAGGTTCGTTTTGTAAAGGCTGAAGGAACGCGCTGCGAACGCTGCTGGCGCTACACCGATGATGTTGGCAGCGAAGGCCGCTATCCCACGGTGTGCGCACGGTGTGCGGATGCGCTGGAGAAAATTAGCTTTCAACCTTACGCACAGGAGTAG
- a CDS encoding energy transducer TonB, whose product MATILQEPPTEHSRRTDAGPNLGEPEELKSVSPFASLVQNVKDVFFPEKLPPLVLESQPIAVDNPMDVKRDPKSTAVAVVVHALIFLLIWYIGKKVITVVVAKKPQIADITFDKPAPQPPLKAPAKQAMGGGGGAHDIAPVTQGRLPKFEAHPIVPPSNPPKIEPKLTVDPAINVQTNLHMTNNNMPNLGIPNAPNVGVASLGNGSGGGLGSGNGNGLGPGSGGNTGGGAYRIGGDVSAPVLIYQVDPEFSEEARKAKFQGEVLVHLIVDAQGRPTNVKVIRPVGMGLDEKAREAVAQYKFRPARKGGQAVPVELNVAVNFQIF is encoded by the coding sequence ATGGCGACAATACTTCAGGAACCGCCCACCGAACATAGCCGCCGCACCGACGCCGGGCCGAACCTCGGCGAACCGGAAGAGCTGAAATCCGTCAGCCCATTCGCGTCGCTGGTGCAGAACGTTAAGGACGTCTTCTTTCCGGAGAAGCTTCCACCGCTTGTCCTTGAATCGCAGCCGATCGCCGTCGATAATCCGATGGACGTCAAGCGCGATCCGAAGTCGACCGCGGTGGCTGTTGTCGTCCACGCGCTTATCTTCCTGCTGATCTGGTACATCGGCAAGAAAGTCATCACCGTGGTGGTGGCCAAGAAGCCGCAGATTGCGGACATCACTTTCGACAAACCCGCACCGCAGCCACCCCTGAAGGCTCCTGCAAAGCAGGCTATGGGCGGCGGCGGCGGAGCGCATGATATCGCTCCGGTGACGCAAGGGCGCCTGCCGAAGTTCGAAGCACATCCGATTGTTCCGCCCTCCAATCCGCCGAAGATTGAACCGAAGTTGACGGTCGACCCTGCCATTAACGTGCAGACAAATCTGCACATGACCAACAACAACATGCCGAACCTGGGTATTCCGAATGCGCCAAATGTTGGCGTGGCGTCGCTGGGTAATGGGAGTGGTGGTGGTCTGGGCAGCGGCAACGGAAATGGCCTTGGACCCGGCAGCGGTGGCAATACCGGTGGTGGCGCGTATCGCATTGGTGGCGATGTTTCCGCTCCTGTGTTGATCTACCAGGTGGATCCGGAGTTCAGTGAAGAGGCTCGCAAGGCGAAGTTCCAGGGCGAAGTGCTGGTGCACCTGATCGTGGATGCGCAGGGACGGCCTACGAACGTGAAGGTCATTCGTCCGGTAGGTATGGGACTGGATGAAAAGGCCCGTGAGGCGGTGGCACAGTACAAGTTCCGCCCGGCTCGCAAGGGTGGCCAGGCCGTGCCAGTGGAGTTGAACGTGGCTGTGAACTTCCAGATTTTCTAA
- a CDS encoding UvrD-helicase domain-containing protein, with translation MIVSQEIADLREREAALDITSSCIVEAPAGSGKTGLLIQRFLKLLGTVDDPAEVLALTFTTKATAEMVERVLKALRSASNATEPPVDEFARLTHHLAETALQRDRERGWRILDRPHLLNIRTIDSLCAMIVQALPITSGGMSSVSPVADPRPFYLQAAHAVMMRFGGGDAVLDAAIETVLLHRDGDLPFCERVLAEMLATRDQWGSLIPLGERLTEEHLENVTLPRLNASLRRTIEAALTEASEGFEDSTLDEIAHIAERHAFEPGYKDEPNPLLPCAGRQNRPGSTLEDLQHWQALARLMLKADGFRAAFSINHIGTKLFKDDADRLKAILEEIACEELFRRVDAVRAFAPEATYPEDQWRVSKALFRLLEHALVELKLLFAREEVCDFTEVALSARAALHTQESGLLEVFGTRLRHLLVDEMQDTSSGQYDLLEQLTAGWDGRSQTVFLVGDPKQSIYLFRQARVDRFQKCMSDARLGDIPLQVLPLTTNFRSGSHIVSQFNETFRSIFPADHPADGDVVFHDATAANPAQPGEGMDWTIEAVPTSSDLAENRRNRRFAIRREARETVAVVKSARATWLQEKQRRIDAGNTQDFPFKAAVLTRARNHVIEIAKQLERAGIPYRAVDLKPLAEQQEVLDLVTITRALLHPADRIAWLALLRAPWCGIELAHLHTLAAGDHPEHRKESLRHRLRERAENLPENAKHRVLRTLDILDGALRHTGTESLADRVERTWRSLGGDLYLTPTERENAADYLRVLDAMESEGEAFTVPHLNRRLDRLFARSGNAPDAIDIMTIHRAKGLEWDTVIVPGLHRIPTRDTYSALEWLEMPTRGEDGSGDVLIAPLPGKGGEPGTLLNFIRTRKRARTYAEIKRLFYVAVTRARTSLHLFASPELSQKGEIINRAGTLLKAAWPAAQNYVVIPVVTEAEQAEEAEAELLALAAAAELIPFPAPTATREVRLPTIQRLPSDVHAVERLRATMPANADNTPATQPFARPAGTFGARAVGNAIHAFVDRLSGELATRITTGETVAEAAHSLLHIVQSWQPAIRATLRAGSLPPSVVERASATVLRALTATLQSPEGRWILTPHTSASGESAWHTGAAGSETRIRLDRSFFAGREPNQPGDDVFWIIDFKTGDRTGPNETEATRNAFLEEERATYEGQLRTYAEVRRLTLPPDTPIHLALFYPLMDRLIWWPYETSTSVTPEQPIAASEANTDGQYSLFG, from the coding sequence TTGATCGTTTCACAGGAGATCGCCGACCTCCGCGAACGCGAAGCCGCGTTAGACATCACCTCGTCCTGCATCGTGGAAGCACCCGCAGGTTCAGGTAAGACAGGGCTGCTGATTCAGCGCTTTCTCAAACTGCTCGGCACGGTAGACGACCCCGCGGAAGTCCTTGCCCTCACCTTCACCACCAAAGCCACCGCCGAGATGGTCGAGCGTGTACTGAAAGCGCTCCGCTCTGCCAGCAACGCCACCGAACCGCCAGTGGACGAGTTCGCACGACTGACCCACCACCTGGCCGAAACCGCACTCCAACGCGACCGGGAACGCGGCTGGCGCATTCTCGACCGCCCGCATCTTCTCAACATCCGCACCATCGACTCACTCTGCGCAATGATCGTGCAGGCATTACCGATCACCTCCGGCGGCATGTCCTCCGTCAGCCCCGTAGCCGACCCACGACCGTTCTATCTTCAGGCCGCACACGCCGTAATGATGCGCTTCGGTGGCGGTGACGCGGTGCTGGACGCTGCGATTGAAACCGTGCTGCTACACCGCGATGGCGACTTACCCTTCTGCGAACGCGTTCTCGCTGAGATGCTTGCCACCCGCGACCAGTGGGGCAGCCTGATTCCGCTGGGCGAACGCCTCACAGAAGAGCATCTCGAAAACGTCACACTTCCACGCTTGAACGCATCCCTGCGCCGGACGATTGAAGCCGCTCTTACCGAGGCGAGCGAAGGGTTCGAAGACAGCACGCTGGACGAGATCGCCCACATCGCGGAGCGTCACGCTTTCGAGCCCGGCTACAAGGACGAACCCAATCCGCTGCTGCCCTGTGCTGGTCGTCAGAATCGCCCCGGCAGCACGCTGGAGGATCTTCAACACTGGCAGGCCCTCGCACGCCTCATGCTCAAAGCAGATGGTTTCCGCGCTGCATTCAGCATCAATCACATCGGCACAAAACTCTTCAAGGACGACGCCGATCGACTCAAAGCCATCCTCGAAGAGATCGCCTGCGAAGAACTTTTCCGCCGTGTGGATGCAGTCCGGGCGTTCGCTCCGGAAGCCACCTATCCGGAAGATCAATGGCGCGTTTCCAAAGCGCTTTTCCGGTTGCTCGAACACGCCCTCGTCGAACTTAAATTGCTCTTCGCCCGTGAAGAGGTTTGCGACTTCACCGAAGTCGCCCTCTCCGCGCGCGCCGCTTTGCACACACAGGAAAGCGGTCTGCTCGAAGTCTTCGGCACGCGCCTTCGCCACCTGCTCGTCGACGAGATGCAGGACACCTCCTCAGGCCAGTACGACCTTCTGGAACAACTCACCGCCGGATGGGATGGCCGCAGCCAGACCGTCTTCCTCGTCGGCGATCCCAAGCAGAGTATCTACCTCTTCCGCCAGGCGCGCGTGGACCGTTTCCAGAAGTGCATGTCAGACGCACGGCTGGGCGATATCCCTCTCCAGGTGCTGCCGCTGACAACGAACTTTCGTTCTGGCAGCCACATCGTCTCGCAATTCAATGAGACCTTTCGCTCCATCTTCCCCGCAGACCATCCAGCCGATGGCGATGTCGTCTTTCACGACGCAACGGCAGCCAATCCAGCACAGCCGGGCGAAGGTATGGACTGGACCATCGAGGCAGTACCCACCTCTTCAGACCTCGCAGAAAATCGTCGCAACCGGCGCTTCGCCATCCGCCGCGAAGCCCGCGAAACCGTCGCTGTGGTCAAGTCTGCACGGGCCACATGGCTACAGGAAAAACAGCGGCGCATCGACGCTGGCAACACGCAAGACTTCCCCTTCAAAGCTGCCGTCCTGACGCGCGCACGCAACCACGTGATTGAGATTGCCAAGCAGCTTGAAAGAGCAGGCATCCCCTATCGCGCCGTCGACCTGAAGCCTCTTGCGGAGCAACAGGAAGTTCTCGATCTCGTCACCATCACACGCGCCCTGCTGCATCCTGCGGACCGCATTGCATGGCTGGCGCTTTTGCGTGCCCCCTGGTGCGGTATCGAACTCGCTCATCTGCACACACTCGCAGCGGGCGACCACCCGGAACACCGCAAAGAATCGCTGCGACACCGTTTGCGGGAACGCGCTGAAAACCTTCCCGAAAATGCAAAACACCGGGTTCTTCGTACGCTCGACATTCTGGACGGAGCGCTCCGCCATACCGGCACGGAATCGCTGGCAGATCGCGTGGAACGCACATGGCGCTCCCTCGGTGGCGACCTGTACCTGACGCCCACGGAACGTGAAAACGCTGCGGATTATCTGCGTGTTCTCGACGCGATGGAATCAGAGGGCGAAGCATTCACCGTGCCCCATCTGAACCGGCGCCTCGATCGTTTGTTTGCTCGCTCCGGCAACGCGCCAGATGCCATCGACATCATGACCATTCACCGCGCCAAGGGGCTTGAATGGGACACCGTCATCGTTCCCGGTCTGCATCGCATTCCAACACGGGACACTTACTCCGCATTGGAATGGCTGGAAATGCCTACGCGCGGCGAAGACGGTTCCGGCGACGTCCTCATAGCGCCGCTTCCCGGCAAAGGTGGCGAGCCGGGCACTCTATTGAACTTCATCCGCACACGCAAACGCGCGCGGACCTACGCTGAAATCAAGCGGCTCTTCTACGTCGCCGTCACGCGTGCGCGCACCTCGCTGCATCTTTTCGCCTCACCAGAACTCTCTCAGAAAGGCGAGATCATTAATCGCGCCGGTACGCTCCTGAAGGCAGCCTGGCCAGCCGCGCAGAACTACGTGGTCATCCCTGTCGTTACGGAAGCCGAACAGGCGGAAGAAGCGGAGGCTGAATTACTCGCACTCGCAGCGGCCGCGGAACTCATCCCATTTCCAGCGCCGACGGCAACGCGTGAAGTTCGCCTGCCGACCATTCAACGTCTGCCGTCGGACGTTCACGCTGTAGAACGTCTCCGTGCAACGATGCCCGCCAATGCGGACAATACTCCCGCAACGCAACCATTCGCTCGCCCAGCAGGGACCTTTGGAGCACGCGCCGTCGGCAATGCCATTCACGCGTTTGTGGACCGCCTCTCCGGCGAACTGGCGACGCGCATCACCACAGGAGAAACCGTCGCCGAAGCGGCGCACTCTCTGCTCCACATCGTGCAATCCTGGCAACCCGCCATCCGCGCTACGCTCCGTGCAGGTTCACTGCCACCATCGGTAGTAGAACGCGCTTCGGCAACCGTCCTCCGCGCATTGACGGCCACACTGCAAAGCCCGGAGGGCCGCTGGATTCTGACACCTCACACCTCTGCTTCCGGCGAATCCGCATGGCATACCGGCGCGGCCGGTTCGGAAACACGCATCCGCCTGGACCGCAGTTTCTTCGCCGGTCGCGAACCGAATCAACCCGGCGATGACGTCTTCTGGATCATCGACTTCAAAACCGGAGACCGCACCGGCCCCAACGAAACCGAAGCAACCCGCAACGCTTTTCTGGAAGAAGAACGTGCCACCTACGAGGGGCAACTCCGTACCTATGCCGAGGTTCGCCGCCTGACCTTACCGCCCGATACGCCAATTCACCTGGCACTTTTCTATCCGCTGATGGATCGTCTTATCTGGTGGCCGTACGAAACATCCACATCCGTAACGCCAGAGCAGCCCATCGCTGCCAGCGAAGCAAACACCGACGGCCAGTATTCACTCTTCGGGTAA
- a CDS encoding PD-(D/E)XK nuclease family protein, which produces MSVAAANLVQNRPGELMAAMLRGATVLTPNVRSARTLTRLYDSERRAEGLTAWQPARVFSWSGWTSSLWNDAILHGHVSAVLLNNLQEQSLWIRVLEASGDLGLQSARSVARQCSRALRLLGAYDLEDSFARTPSHALSDTAAFHGWYRDFLSACQSEQLLPTSHLDAELSNLYRSSVLIPQKEYILYGFDTLLPSQQALLKALEHAGAAIEHLPAHMPQQAPPTLVRCNDPHEEIEACCQWASATLTSHPATQIAIIAPDLQACRPVLERALRTTVAPWLEDVTQPHSNSPYEFSTGRPLPQLPMIADALRLLRWCSVAVSVEEAGAILRSPFVSLAPSPERGAELEAWTLRNTRKFRSATGLSGTITLREAQRLLHKEDPETSHRLEELARAATPWTQSTHSFASFSDGARKLLETAGWPGNDWNSTEFQAHQRWNEALDRVATLDLLGGHTTFAEWLETLTATLHETVFAPENTAAPIQVMTPSEAAANTSDFLWFLHADEQAWPQHTSASPLLPAPLQRALNMPGSDALINEESARQITLRCLNSTGNACFSYAVARPEGESRPSPLVSALPSLQRENASVSSVPTSIPLEESVDPLPLPELSGIASGGIGILTEQAQCGFRAFALHRLQTREMETIEAGLSAGERGDEVHTALQLFWATCKTQEQLSTLSKTRYTDGSTARDTLLAECIAQALPARPAAGWDSAYIEVQRKRLHRLLSDWLDLEFLRKPFRVDGMEVEVGEARIGPLAMQLRVDRIDRIPLANGSEATLLIDYKTGAAERKDWFGDRPDAPQLPLYAIASGIPDVQGIAFGRVRVGKSGMNFEEMVSDRALIGEQASKGRRSEPTFQERMEEWQRDLTALAEAFARGEAAVEPKDYLTTCKRCPSRLLCRVDVTRLEPDDDLLDETEEEGAA; this is translated from the coding sequence ATGTCAGTCGCCGCAGCGAATCTGGTACAAAACCGCCCCGGCGAACTGATGGCGGCCATGCTGCGCGGTGCGACTGTTCTTACACCGAACGTCCGGTCCGCACGCACGCTGACTCGGCTTTACGATTCGGAACGCCGCGCCGAGGGCCTGACCGCATGGCAACCGGCGCGCGTCTTCTCCTGGAGCGGCTGGACCTCCTCGCTCTGGAACGACGCCATCCTCCACGGACACGTTTCAGCAGTCCTGCTGAATAACCTGCAGGAGCAATCCCTGTGGATACGCGTACTGGAAGCCTCCGGCGATCTGGGCCTGCAATCCGCGCGTTCCGTTGCCCGCCAATGCAGTCGTGCTCTGCGGCTTCTTGGCGCATATGACCTGGAAGACAGCTTTGCCCGCACGCCCTCACACGCACTCTCAGACACGGCAGCGTTCCACGGCTGGTATCGCGATTTTCTAAGCGCCTGCCAAAGTGAACAACTGCTGCCCACCTCGCACCTGGATGCGGAACTCAGCAATCTCTACCGCAGCAGCGTTCTCATACCGCAGAAGGAATACATCCTGTACGGCTTCGACACGCTGCTGCCATCCCAGCAAGCTCTGCTGAAGGCGCTGGAACATGCGGGTGCGGCCATCGAGCATCTTCCCGCACACATGCCGCAGCAGGCACCGCCAACGCTTGTCCGCTGTAACGATCCGCATGAAGAAATCGAAGCATGTTGCCAGTGGGCCAGCGCTACGCTGACGAGCCATCCCGCCACTCAAATCGCCATCATTGCACCTGATCTGCAGGCATGCCGCCCCGTGCTGGAGCGTGCTCTCCGCACCACCGTTGCCCCCTGGCTGGAAGATGTCACGCAGCCTCACAGCAACTCTCCGTATGAATTCTCGACCGGACGACCGCTGCCGCAACTCCCCATGATCGCGGACGCTCTGCGGTTGCTTCGCTGGTGCTCTGTCGCAGTCTCTGTGGAAGAGGCCGGAGCAATCCTCCGCAGCCCTTTCGTTTCCCTTGCTCCATCCCCTGAGCGAGGAGCGGAGCTGGAAGCATGGACGCTTCGCAACACACGCAAATTTCGCAGCGCAACCGGTCTCAGCGGCACCATCACCCTGCGTGAAGCGCAGCGTCTTCTTCACAAAGAAGATCCCGAGACCTCCCACCGTCTGGAAGAACTCGCCAGAGCAGCGACCCCCTGGACACAGTCCACACACAGTTTTGCCAGCTTCTCCGACGGCGCTCGCAAGCTGCTGGAAACCGCGGGTTGGCCTGGAAACGACTGGAACAGCACAGAATTTCAGGCCCACCAGCGCTGGAACGAGGCACTGGATCGCGTCGCAACACTCGATCTCCTCGGCGGCCACACCACCTTCGCGGAATGGCTGGAAACACTCACCGCAACGCTGCATGAGACCGTCTTCGCTCCGGAAAACACCGCCGCGCCGATCCAGGTGATGACACCTTCCGAAGCCGCCGCCAACACCAGCGACTTCCTCTGGTTTCTCCACGCCGACGAACAAGCATGGCCGCAACATACCTCTGCCAGTCCGCTGCTTCCGGCCCCCTTGCAACGCGCGCTGAATATGCCCGGATCGGATGCTCTCATCAACGAGGAATCCGCCCGGCAGATAACGCTGCGCTGCCTCAATAGCACTGGCAATGCCTGCTTCAGCTACGCCGTCGCCCGCCCGGAAGGAGAATCGCGCCCATCGCCGCTGGTGTCCGCGCTTCCCAGTCTGCAACGCGAAAACGCATCTGTTTCCAGCGTTCCGACCTCAATCCCGCTGGAAGAATCCGTTGATCCGCTCCCGCTTCCCGAGCTTTCCGGCATCGCATCGGGCGGCATTGGAATCCTTACCGAACAGGCGCAGTGCGGCTTTCGAGCTTTTGCGCTCCATCGCCTGCAAACCCGCGAAATGGAAACCATTGAGGCTGGCCTCTCGGCAGGTGAGCGCGGCGACGAAGTTCACACAGCACTTCAGCTCTTCTGGGCTACCTGCAAGACGCAGGAGCAGTTATCAACGCTAAGCAAAACGCGATACACGGACGGTTCCACAGCGCGCGATACGCTCCTGGCCGAATGCATTGCGCAGGCGCTTCCCGCACGCCCCGCCGCCGGATGGGACAGCGCCTACATCGAAGTGCAGCGCAAACGCCTTCACCGCCTGCTGTCCGACTGGCTCGACCTTGAATTCCTTCGCAAACCATTTCGTGTCGATGGCATGGAAGTCGAGGTTGGTGAAGCCCGGATCGGCCCGCTTGCCATGCAGCTTCGCGTAGACCGGATCGACCGCATCCCGCTTGCGAATGGCAGCGAAGCGACTCTGCTCATCGACTACAAAACCGGAGCGGCCGAACGCAAGGACTGGTTCGGCGACCGCCCCGACGCCCCCCAACTTCCGCTGTACGCCATTGCCAGCGGCATCCCGGATGTTCAGGGCATCGCCTTCGGACGCGTTCGTGTCGGCAAATCTGGCATGAACTTTGAGGAGATGGTCTCCGACCGCGCGCTCATCGGCGAGCAGGCCTCAAAAGGTCGACGCTCCGAACCCACCTTTCAGGAACGCATGGAAGAGTGGCAGCGCGACCTGACCGCACTTGCTGAAGCATTCGCACGCGGCGAGGCCGCCGTCGAGCCCAAGGACTATCTCACCACCTGCAAACGCTGCCCCAGCCGCCTGCTGTGCCGCGTCGATGTAACACGCCTCGAACCCGATGATGATCTGCTGGACGAGACAGAAGAGGAGGGCGCAGCTTGA